A DNA window from Danio aesculapii chromosome 14, fDanAes4.1, whole genome shotgun sequence contains the following coding sequences:
- the kdm2ab gene encoding lysine-specific demethylase 2A gives MAEDKSRYSKRLRSGTRRRYQDDGISDDEIEGKRSFDLDEKLQSDRYNSNLVKIMDGKDFTLEYIQREGLRDPIIFKKADGLGIKMPDPDFSVSDVKLFVGSRRMIDVMDAATQKGIEMSMGQWRRYYETPASQREKLYNVISLEFSHTKLEHLVKRPTSVDMIDWVDNMWPRHLKERQRDSTNAITDMQYPKVQKYCLMSVEGCFTDFHIDFGGTSVWYHIHKGGKVFWLIPPTPQNLELYENWVLSAKQGDIFLGDKASMCQRIELKQGYTFMIPSGWIHAVYTPMDTLVFGGNFLHSFNIPMQLNIFNIEDRTRVPSKFRYPFYFEMCWYVLERYLYCLTNTSHLTPEFQKHSLGIGLKKEDVIKPAKPDGDSENEDEEVLKEEPEEEVAVTPPARPGVKVHLTPFELEGLWALLHKLEDLPAHKKCVPAGIRNAPALLSDMRKLLEEHANDSPKLSYTGKPIVKWPKRPSWYQPPPPPPPPLSHLYRPRTPGSGSTLAPVPRPVKPSSSISALRRRRVRCKRCEACLRTECGDCNYCRDMRKFGGPGRLKKSCVLRQCLAPALPLTAVCVICKEGNQDSEDTESVQMLMECSECAHITHPECIKVPGEGVINKDLPSCWECPKCVQGKKTESSSSSEEETDSSVSNSSRLSGPPTKRAYREGIGVEGLRIARRGRSSISPSSLPMTRSRRQPPPSQRLLLQHQQNRKRAGALELQLRKRIKLERNKILHSTRSPVSLSPKLLRQRSLERRGLVRAGPGQSLSRGRGSSACRGRGLRVRGGGRGAGLRERMEMVVERADSAEEEQQERKENGQYNGKENRPQRLSGKAGEDENGDSHQNGESERSSEGGEPTASDTSAALTDDVRGQESCVTVKLQPSRGKRDPSTIVPKLEANLSSRSLPQNHKALLRPPLRNGARCSDAPHSPADRLHVNKSRALSSSSHTLTRRASKNSQSVQGLRSNFEDSSHRLTRERIQKNARSERAKSSDSCASSTFRLSAEHSRGGNEPGWEKEVWVSVFRYLTRAELCVCMAVCKSWYKWGCDKRLWTRISLSRSRSMSPQVLTGIIKRQPVTLDLSWASISKKQLSWLINRLPGLKDLVLSGCNWSSVSALSSPSCPLLRSLDLSWADGIKDAQIRELLNPPGSDNRSQMKNMQCLWLCGLEVTEATLRLIIRHMPLLTRLELSRCPITDGALNLLSAVGSSTRNTLTHLNLAGCTQLTDRCLVYLRRLSCLSILDLRDCKGVSVQACQSFISELSVNALYYLSDDKLIERIS, from the exons CGGTCTGGCACACGACGGCGGTACCAGGATGATGGCATTTCAGATGATGAGATTGAAGGGAAGAGGTCTTTTGACCTTGATGAGAAACTCCAAAGTGACCGATATAACTCTAATTTGGTCAAAATTATGGATGGCAAAG ACTTCACCTTGGAGTACATCCAGCGGGAGGGTCTCCGAGACCCCATTATCTTCAAGAAAGCAGATGGTCTTGGCATAAA gaTGCCTGACCCAGACTTTAGCGTCAGTGATGTGAAATTATTTGTGG GCAGTCGAAGGATGATTGATGTAATGGATGCAGCCACTCAAAAAGGCATCGAGATGTCAATGGGGCAGTGGAGGAGATACTACGAGACGCCGGCATCTCAGCGCGAGAAGCTGTACAATGTCATCAGCCTTGAGTTCAGCCACACAAAATTAGAGCATCTTGTTAAGAGACCAACCTCG GTTGATATGATTGACTGGGTGGACAATATGTGGCCGCGGCATCTTAAAGAAAGACAAAGAGACTCCACTAATGCCATTACTGACATGCAGTACCCCAAAGTACAGAA GTATTGTCTGATGAGCGTCGAGGGATGCTTTACAGATTTCCATATAGACTTTGGAGGCACATCAGTCTGGTATCACATCCACAAGGGAGGAAAG GTTTTCTGGCTGATCCCTCCCACACCTCAGAACCTGGAGCTTTATGAGAACTGGGTGTTGTCTGCAAAACAGGGTGACATCTTTCTTGGGGATAAAGCCTCTATGTGCCAACGGATTGAACTGAAACAAGGCTACACCTTCATGATCCCCTCAG GCTGGATCCACGCAGTGTACACTCCGATGGATACTCTGGTGTTTGGGGGGAATTTTCTTCACAGCTTCAACATTCCCATGCAGCTCAACATTTTCAACATTGAGGACCGGACACGA GTCCCTTCTAAGTTTCGCTACCCTTTCTATTTTGAGATGTGCTGGTACGTCTTGGAGCGATACTTGTACTGTTTGACCAACACCTCTCACCTCACACCTGAGTTTCAGAAGCACTCACTCGGCATTG GGCTGAAAAAGGAGGATGTTATTAAACCAGCAAAACCTGACGGGGATTCTGAAAATGAAGATGAGGAGGTGCTAAAGGAGGAGCCGGAAGAAGAGGTGGCAGTCACTCCTCCTGCCCGTCCTGGGGTGAAAGTTCATCTCACACCCTTTGAGTTGGAGGGTCTTTGGGCATTACTGCATAAGTTGGAGGATTTGCCAGCACACAAGAAATGTGTTCCAGCAGGCATCAGAAACGCCCCAGCACTGCTCAGCGACATGAGG AAACTGCTAGAAGAACACGCCAATGATAGCCCCAAACTGTCTTACACTGGAAAACCAATAGTAAAATGGCCCAAAAGG CCGTCATGGTATCAGCCGCCGCCGCCGCCACCACCTCCTCTGTCTCATCTGTACCGGCCACGAACCCCCGGTTCAGGCTCAACGTTGGCGCCAGTTCCTCGGCCTGTGAAGCCGTCTTCCTCCATCTCGGCTCTGAGACGTAGACGCGTGCGCTGCAAACGCTGCGAGGCCTGCCTGCGCACTGAGTGTGGCGATTGCAACTACTGTAGGGACATGAGGAAGTTTGGAGGACCAGGCAGACTGAAGAAGAGCTGTGTTCTCCGACAGTGTCTTGCA CCAGCGCTACCTCTTACTGCAGTATGTGTCATATGTAAGGAAGGCAACCAGGACTCTGAAGACACAGAGTCCGTCCAGATGCTCATGGAATGCTCCGAATGCGCTCACATCACTCATCCAGAATGTATAAAG GTTCCAGGTGAGGGTGTTATCAATAAGGACCTTCCCAGTTGTTGGGAATGTCCCAAATGCGTCCAGGGCAAAAAAACTGAG TCTTCGAGTAGCAGTGAAGAGGAGACAGACAGCAGTGTATCCAACAGCAGTCGCTTGTCTGGTCCTCCAACTAAGCGAGCATACAGAGAAGGCATTGGGGTGGAGGGTTTGCGTATCGCTCGCAGAGGTCGTTCCTCAATCTCCCCCTCGTCTCTGCCAATGACCCGCTCCAGACGCCAGCCGCCCCCTTCTCAGAGACTACTGCTGCAGCACCAGCAGAATCGGAAGAGGGCAGGAGCGCTGGAGTTACAGCTCAGGAAAAGG ATCAAATTGGAAAGGAACAAAATCCTCCATTCG ACCCGTTCGCCTGTCTCTCTTTCTCCAAAGCTCCTGCGTCAGCGGAGTCTGGAGAGAAGGGGTTTAGTCAGAGCAGGACCTGGACAAAGCCTTTCCCGCGGCCGAGGGTCATCCGCCTGCCGCGGCCGAGGGTTACGAGTGCGAGGTGGCGGAAGGGGTGCAGGTCTAAGAGAAAGAATGGAGATGGTGGTTGAAAGAGCCGATTCTGCAGAAGAAGAGCAGCAGGAGAGGAAAGAGAACGGACAGTATAATGGGAAAGAGAATCGCCCTCAGAGACTAAGTGGAAAAGCGGGCGAAGACGAGAACGGCGACAGTCATCAAAATGGAGAGAGCGAGAGAAGCAGTGAAGGAGGAGAGCCCACTGCGTCTGACACTTCTGCAGCGCTCACCGATGATGTCAGAGGCCAGGAGTCTTGCGTCACGGTCAAGTTACAGCCATCAAGAGGTAAACGTGATCCTAGCACCATCGTTCCCAAATTGGAAGCCAACTTGTCTTCAAGAAGCCTTCCGCAAAACCACAAAGCCCTCCTTCGTCCCCCGCTCCGAAACGGCGCTCGTTGTTCAGACGCTCCTCATTCTCCTGCAGACAGATTGCATGTAAACAAATCACGCGCTCTTTCGTCATCATCACACACCCTCACGAGGCGCGCATCCAAAAACTCACAGTCGGTACAGGGTCTGAGATCAAACTTTGAAGATTCCAGTCACCGCCTGACTCGAGAGAGAATCCAGAAAAATGCTCGATCGGAAAGAGCCAAGTCCTCTGACTCCTGTGCCAGTTCCACCTTCCGGCTCTCAGCGGAGCACTCTAGAGGAGGGAACGAGCCaggctgggagaaagaggtgtgGGTGTCCGTCTTTCGCTATTTGACTCGTGCAGAGCTCTGCGTTTGCATGGCTGTTTGCAAGAGTTGGTACAAATG GGGCTGTGACAAACGTCTCTGGACACGGATCAGTCTGAGCCGAAGCCGTTCAATGAGTCCGCAGGTCCTGACGGGTATCATCAAGCGGCAGCCCGTCACACTGGATCTCTCCTGGGCAAGTATCTCCAAGAAGCAGCTCAGCTGGCTCATCAACCGCCTGCCAG GCCTTAAAGATCTGGTGCTATCAGGGTGTAACTGGTCATCAGTTTCAGCACTGAGCTCTCCAAGCTGTCCTTTACTGCGCTCTTTAGACCTGAGCTGGGCCGATGGCATCAAAGACGCACAAATCAGGGAGCTGCTGAACCCACCAG GCAGTGACAACCGTTCCCAGATGAAGAACATGCAGTGTTTGTGGCTGTGTGGTCTGGAGGTGACTGAAGCAACGCTGAGGCTGATCATCAGACACATGCCTCTGCTCACACGCCTGGAGCTCTCACGTTGTCCAATCACAGATGGTGCTCTTAACCTCCTCAGTGCTGTGGGCTCCTCCACAcgcaacacactcacacacctcaACTTGGCTG